GGCCGCGGATTTAGAGTTGCCGCTGGATTCAAGCGGGATCAATCGGGAGGATCCAAGTTATTTAACCAGTTATGCGTCGATTCTCAAACCCGCGAAAGAGGCGGTGGTGGCGGTGCACTCGGCAAGCATTTTGCGTTATATCCGGCAGAGAGGTATGGACCCTCGGATGGAAATGCTGCGTCGCTACTATGGATTGCCGACGCCGGAGCGGCCGGAGCCTGAAGAGATTGAGCGACGCATCAACGAGGGGGTGGGGTCCGGCGTTGTGATTTCTGCAGATGGCTATATTCTAACGAATAATCACGTCATTACTGCGCGTGATGGAGAGCCGGCTGATGAGCTACTGGTCGAGTTAAATGACGGCCGTGAGTTGACCGCGCAGTTAGTGGGACGTGATCCTCGCAGTGATCTTGCGGTGCTCAAAGTCGATGCCGAGGGGCTGCCATTCCTGCCGATTGCGGATAGTGATCAGCTGGAAGTGGGAGATATTGTCTTTGCGATTGGCAATCCCATGGGAGTGGGGCTTACGATCACGCAAGGTATTGTCTCCGCAACCAAGCGAAGCAATTTATCGATTCTTGGAGAGTCGGGCTACGAGAGTTTTATTCAGACCGATGCACCGATCAACCCTGGCAATTCCGGTGGGGCATTGGTCGATGCCTATGGGCGCTTAGTGGGGATTAATACTGCGATTCTTTCGCGGAGTGGCGGGAGCATTGGCCTGGGGTTTGCCATACCTTCTACCTTTGCGCGTTCGATCGCGCTGGCGCTGGTGCGCGATGGGGAGGTGCGCCGTGGTATGCTCGGGGTGAGCCTGAAGGATGTGGATGCAGATTATGCGGAGGCATTTGAAGTGCCCGAGGGGGCGGGGGTATTGATCCAATCGGTGGTTGAGGGCTTGCCGGCTGCCACGGCGGGGCTTTTGCGTGGCGATGTGATTGTAGGCATCAACGGTGTCGAGGTGCGCTCGATCCAGAAGTTGAGGATTCAAGTGGCAGCGAGTCCACCTGGGGAGTCGGTGCGTGTGCGTTTCCGTCGGGAGGGGAAGATGCGTGAGTTGGAAGTGGTGTTGGGGGACCCTGAGAATCCCTACGGTGCAGATGCGCAAGTTGGAGAGTTGCTTGATGGCGTGACTTTTGCATGGCTCGATGATGCGCTACGGCAGAAGTATGGCCTCGATTGGCGGGTTCAAGGGCTTGTGGCGGTGTCTGTTGAGGCGGATTCGGTGTATGCGGAAGCGATTGAGCCGGGGTTGGTTTTCGTCGAGATCAACGGGGTGGCACCCGAGTCGATTGCCCATGCACGCTCTTTGTTGGAGTCGCGTCGTGTCAGCCGAGTGTATGTGTATTATAAAGGGCGTGTGACCTATCTGGCGATTCGTCCTTAGCTGGATTTACATGCCAGAATGACAGGTGAGAAATGTTCTTTTTAACGATTAATTGACTAATTTTTCGTAAAGCGAGATCCCGCGGGGATTCGGGCTTCTGATGTCTTGACCTTATAGGCGATTATAGA
The nucleotide sequence above comes from Coraliomargarita algicola. Encoded proteins:
- a CDS encoding trypsin-like peptidase domain-containing protein; its protein translation is MRKWIYFFRSSLFCLACLGGSSVPAADLELPLDSSGINREDPSYLTSYASILKPAKEAVVAVHSASILRYIRQRGMDPRMEMLRRYYGLPTPERPEPEEIERRINEGVGSGVVISADGYILTNNHVITARDGEPADELLVELNDGRELTAQLVGRDPRSDLAVLKVDAEGLPFLPIADSDQLEVGDIVFAIGNPMGVGLTITQGIVSATKRSNLSILGESGYESFIQTDAPINPGNSGGALVDAYGRLVGINTAILSRSGGSIGLGFAIPSTFARSIALALVRDGEVRRGMLGVSLKDVDADYAEAFEVPEGAGVLIQSVVEGLPAATAGLLRGDVIVGINGVEVRSIQKLRIQVAASPPGESVRVRFRREGKMRELEVVLGDPENPYGADAQVGELLDGVTFAWLDDALRQKYGLDWRVQGLVAVSVEADSVYAEAIEPGLVFVEINGVAPESIAHARSLLESRRVSRVYVYYKGRVTYLAIRP